One genomic region from Podarcis raffonei isolate rPodRaf1 chromosome 16, rPodRaf1.pri, whole genome shotgun sequence encodes:
- the PRCC gene encoding proline-rich protein PRCC isoform X1 has translation MSLVAYASSEEEEQEESDAAEEEGGGTDGDDDDDEEATEEQERGRELGRRGGGGRGLFSALPPPKAGAGIASQQQPHRPLAAGLPLPLAPRPIPASSTPPLLAPAAAASERAPGKKRTQPVRIAAPHLGDSDSEEDEPAKKHPSFQAQSEGSGLSALLPQPKNLTVKETNRLLLPYAFSRKAAAAAESSPDAKSAKGLLSSKPKPPLKAPSAVTATTTPSPSAIKAAAKSAALQVTKQITQEENDSDEEVAPENYFSLSDRSDAPALSPEAYAYPGPVVPDDLPPGTEPDPEPESQDAAANAPLEFKTGPGASSASHGWAPKPGEDYGGQHYALYPGCSDAGGPSPYYQQDYYSSSYYSDTDPELGPPQEMSSEGASSSFMDDEAFKRLQGKRNRGREEINFVEIKGDDQLSGAQQWLTKSLTEEQNMKSFSKKKGEQPTGQQRRKHQITYLIHQAKERELELKNTWAENKLSRRQTQAKYGF, from the exons ATGTCCTTGGTGGCCTACGCCAGcagcgaggaggaggagcaggaggagagcgaCGCGgccgaggaggagggaggaggaacagacggagacgacgacgacgacgaagaAGCGACAGAGGAGCAGGAGAGGGGCCGGGAGCTGGGCCGGCGAGGCGGAGGCGGCCGCGGACTCTTCTCCGCCCTCCCGCCGCCCAAGGCCGGCGCGGGCATCGCTTCGCAGCAGCAGCCCCACCGGCCCCTCGCAGCCGGCCTTCCACTTCCTTTGGCGCCGCGGCCTATCCCGGCCTCGTCCACGCCGCCGCTTCTGGCCCCGGCCGCTGCCGCCTCCGAGCGGGCCCCGGGCAAGAAGAGGACGCAGCCCGTGCGGATCGCGGCGCCTCATCTGGGGGAC tcgGATTCTGAGGAAGATGAACCAGCAAAGAAGCATCCCTCTTTCCAG GCCCAGAGCGAGGGCTCCGGCTTGTCTGCTCTACTTCCTCAGCCCAAGAACCTGACGGTGAAAGAGACGAATCGGCTGCTGCTCCCTTATGCTTTCTCTAGGAAAGCGGCTGCTGCCGCCGAGAGCTCCCCGGACGCCAAGTCTGCCAAAGGCCTGCTCTCCTCCaagccaaagcctcccctcaaggCACCCTCGGCCGTGACAGCGACCACGACTCCCTCCCCATCAGCCATCAAGGCGGCCGCCAAGAGCGCCGCCCTGCAGGTGACCAAGCAGATCACGCAGGAGGAGAATGACAGCGACGAGGAGGTGGCCCCCGAGAACTACTTCTCCCTGTCCGACCGGAGCGATGCACCAGCCCTCAGTCCAGAGGCCTACGCCTACCCTGGCCCCGTGGTGCCGGATGATCTGCCCCCTGGGACAGAGCCGGACCCTGAGCCCGAGAGCCAGGACGCAGCTGCCAACGCCCCGCTGGAGTTCAAGACGGGGCCGGGGGCCAGCTCAGCTTCCCACGGCTGGGCCCCAAAGCCTGGTGAAGACTATGGCGGGCAGCACTATGCGCTCTACCCTGGCTGCAGCGATGCAGGCGGCCCCAGCCCCTACTACCAG CAGGATTACTACAGCAGCAGCTACTACTCGGACACAGACCCGGAGCTGGGCCCGCCCCAAGAGATGAGCAGCGAAGGCGCTTCTTCCTCCTTCATGGACGATGAAGCG TTCAAGCGTCTGCAAGGCAAGCGGAACCGCGGGCGGGAAGAGATCAACTTTGTGGAGATCAAGGGGGACGACCAGCTGAGCGGCGCCCAGCAGTGGCTGACCAAGTCTTTGACAGAGGAGCAGAACATGAAGTCCTTCAGCAAG aaAAAAGGGGAGCAGCCCACGGGGCAACAGCGGAGGAAGCACCAGATCACATATCTGATTCACCAG GCAAAAGAGCGTGAGCTGGAGCTGAAGAACACGTGGGCCGAGAACAAGCTCAGTCGGCGTCAGACGCAGGCCAAGTATGGATTCTAG
- the PRCC gene encoding proline-rich protein PRCC isoform X2: MSLVAYASSEEEEQEESDAAEEEGGGTDGDDDDDEEATEEQERGRELGRRGGGGRGLFSALPPPKAGAGIASQQQPHRPLAAGLPLPLAPRPIPASSTPPLLAPAAAASERAPGKKRTQPVRIAAPHLGDSDSEEDEPAKKHPSFQAQSEGSGLSALLPQPKNLTVKETNRLLLPYAFSRKAAAAAESSPDAKSAKGLLSSKPKPPLKAPSAVTATTTPSPSAIKAAAKSAALQVTKQITQEENDSDEEVAPENYFSLSDRSDAPALSPEAYAYPGPVVPDDLPPGTEPDPEPESQDAAANAPLEFKTGPGASSASHGWAPKPGEDYGGQHYALYPGCSDAGGPSPYYQFKRLQGKRNRGREEINFVEIKGDDQLSGAQQWLTKSLTEEQNMKSFSKKKGEQPTGQQRRKHQITYLIHQAKERELELKNTWAENKLSRRQTQAKYGF, from the exons ATGTCCTTGGTGGCCTACGCCAGcagcgaggaggaggagcaggaggagagcgaCGCGgccgaggaggagggaggaggaacagacggagacgacgacgacgacgaagaAGCGACAGAGGAGCAGGAGAGGGGCCGGGAGCTGGGCCGGCGAGGCGGAGGCGGCCGCGGACTCTTCTCCGCCCTCCCGCCGCCCAAGGCCGGCGCGGGCATCGCTTCGCAGCAGCAGCCCCACCGGCCCCTCGCAGCCGGCCTTCCACTTCCTTTGGCGCCGCGGCCTATCCCGGCCTCGTCCACGCCGCCGCTTCTGGCCCCGGCCGCTGCCGCCTCCGAGCGGGCCCCGGGCAAGAAGAGGACGCAGCCCGTGCGGATCGCGGCGCCTCATCTGGGGGAC tcgGATTCTGAGGAAGATGAACCAGCAAAGAAGCATCCCTCTTTCCAG GCCCAGAGCGAGGGCTCCGGCTTGTCTGCTCTACTTCCTCAGCCCAAGAACCTGACGGTGAAAGAGACGAATCGGCTGCTGCTCCCTTATGCTTTCTCTAGGAAAGCGGCTGCTGCCGCCGAGAGCTCCCCGGACGCCAAGTCTGCCAAAGGCCTGCTCTCCTCCaagccaaagcctcccctcaaggCACCCTCGGCCGTGACAGCGACCACGACTCCCTCCCCATCAGCCATCAAGGCGGCCGCCAAGAGCGCCGCCCTGCAGGTGACCAAGCAGATCACGCAGGAGGAGAATGACAGCGACGAGGAGGTGGCCCCCGAGAACTACTTCTCCCTGTCCGACCGGAGCGATGCACCAGCCCTCAGTCCAGAGGCCTACGCCTACCCTGGCCCCGTGGTGCCGGATGATCTGCCCCCTGGGACAGAGCCGGACCCTGAGCCCGAGAGCCAGGACGCAGCTGCCAACGCCCCGCTGGAGTTCAAGACGGGGCCGGGGGCCAGCTCAGCTTCCCACGGCTGGGCCCCAAAGCCTGGTGAAGACTATGGCGGGCAGCACTATGCGCTCTACCCTGGCTGCAGCGATGCAGGCGGCCCCAGCCCCTACTACCAG TTCAAGCGTCTGCAAGGCAAGCGGAACCGCGGGCGGGAAGAGATCAACTTTGTGGAGATCAAGGGGGACGACCAGCTGAGCGGCGCCCAGCAGTGGCTGACCAAGTCTTTGACAGAGGAGCAGAACATGAAGTCCTTCAGCAAG aaAAAAGGGGAGCAGCCCACGGGGCAACAGCGGAGGAAGCACCAGATCACATATCTGATTCACCAG GCAAAAGAGCGTGAGCTGGAGCTGAAGAACACGTGGGCCGAGAACAAGCTCAGTCGGCGTCAGACGCAGGCCAAGTATGGATTCTAG